A genomic window from Lycium barbarum isolate Lr01 chromosome 4, ASM1917538v2, whole genome shotgun sequence includes:
- the LOC132636587 gene encoding uncharacterized protein LOC132636587 isoform X2, which produces MDMKGISWVGNIYQKFEAMCLEMEEAMYQDTVRYVENQVQTVGASVKRFYSDAMLDLHPQFNIDPVKVAAADLSINPYAHTEIKKKLKANLKGHPRGISKELIDDTQVIKGKSKSGGVYRRQSVGIKEIVRDTHSPSKKSAALPLISRDAIKWSSHSKVRGGFEVASDHMTISPLASVKEPDSVEAGKEVSDHIISTKMPAAGISINAAASDTSLSVDCGGQNQADVSNTSSAGDLLSDSHDRCTDKELASEIASQISSNTHDDNVAKEEINESCKEGSDRSCSATPKNYDLIESDVEIVERYDVSKSDEACVMVEMDRLHGPQSLVKRKSYKKKLRQVFSTKKKSMRKEYEQLGALHGDQQPNIEAEDDKVMEVHAANLNSKKLSSANDHSESEWEFL; this is translated from the exons ATGGATATGAAAGGTATATCATGGGTCGGAAATATATACCAGAAATTTGAAGCTATGTGTTTGGAGATGGAAGAGGCTATGTACCAG GATACAGTTAGATATGTTGAGAATCAGGTGCAGACTGTTGGTGCAAGTGTCAAGAGGTTTTATTCAGACGCGATGCTAGATTTGCATCCTCAATTTAACATAGATCCTGTGAAAGTCGCAGCTGCTGACTTGTCTATTAACCCTTATGCTCACACTGAAATCAAAAAGAAGCTGAAAGCAAACCTTAAAGGACACCCTAGGGGAATTAGTAAGGAATTAATTGATGATACTCAAGTGATCAAGG GGAAAAGCAAAAGTGGAGGAGTTTATAGACGTCAAAGTGTTGGGATCAAAGAGATCGTCAGGGATACTCATTCTCCATCTAAGAAGTCGGCCGCTCTCCCTCTCATATCGAGGGATGCAATTAAATGGTCCTCACATTCTAAGGTCAGGGGAGGTTTTGAAGTGGCATCTGACCACATGACCATTTCGCCCTTGGCCTCAGTTAAAGAACCTGACTCTGTAGAAGCAGGAAAGGAGGTTTCCGACCATATTATAAGTACAAAGATGCCTGCTGCTGGTATATCCATTAATGCTGCAGCTTCGGACACGAGCTTATCAGTTGACTGTGGTGGACAGAACCAAGCAGATGTCAGCAACACTTCTTCTGCTGGTGACTTGCTATCAGACTCTCATG ATAGGTGCACGGACAAGGAGTTGGCTAGTGAGATTGCATCACAAATTAGCAGCAATACTCACGACGATAATGTTGCTAAGGAGGAGATAAATGAGTCCTGCAAAG AAGGATCAGATAGATCTTGTTCTGCTACACCCAAGAATTATGACTTGATCGAGTCCGATGTGGAAATTGTTGAGCGTTATGATGTATCAAAATCGGACGAAGCATGTGTCATGGTAGAAATGGATAGGCTTCATGGTCCACAGAGCTTAGTCAAACGGAAGTCGTACAAG AAGAAGCTCCGCCAAGTGTTTTCCACGAAAAAGAAGTCGATGAGGAAAGAGTATGAGCAGCTTGGAGCATTACATGGAGATCAACAGCCTAACATAGAGGCTGAAGATGACAAGGTGATGGAGGTTCACGCCGCGAACTTGAACTCAAAGAAGTTGTCATCAGCTAATGATCATTCTGAATCTGAGTGGGAGTTTCTCTAG
- the LOC132636587 gene encoding uncharacterized protein LOC132636587 isoform X1, which translates to MDMKGISWVGNIYQKFEAMCLEMEEAMYQDTVRYVENQVQTVGASVKRFYSDAMLDLHPQFNIDPVKVAAADLSINPYAHTEIKKKLKANLKGHPRGISKELIDDTQVIKGKSKSGGVYRRQSVGIKEIVRDTHSPSKKSAALPLISRDAIKWSSHSKVRGGFEVASDHMTISPLASVKEPDSVEAGKEVSDHIISTKMPAAGISINAAASDTSLSVDCGGQNQADVSNTSSAGDLLSDSHADRCTDKELASEIASQISSNTHDDNVAKEEINESCKEGSDRSCSATPKNYDLIESDVEIVERYDVSKSDEACVMVEMDRLHGPQSLVKRKSYKKKLRQVFSTKKKSMRKEYEQLGALHGDQQPNIEAEDDKVMEVHAANLNSKKLSSANDHSESEWEFL; encoded by the exons ATGGATATGAAAGGTATATCATGGGTCGGAAATATATACCAGAAATTTGAAGCTATGTGTTTGGAGATGGAAGAGGCTATGTACCAG GATACAGTTAGATATGTTGAGAATCAGGTGCAGACTGTTGGTGCAAGTGTCAAGAGGTTTTATTCAGACGCGATGCTAGATTTGCATCCTCAATTTAACATAGATCCTGTGAAAGTCGCAGCTGCTGACTTGTCTATTAACCCTTATGCTCACACTGAAATCAAAAAGAAGCTGAAAGCAAACCTTAAAGGACACCCTAGGGGAATTAGTAAGGAATTAATTGATGATACTCAAGTGATCAAGG GGAAAAGCAAAAGTGGAGGAGTTTATAGACGTCAAAGTGTTGGGATCAAAGAGATCGTCAGGGATACTCATTCTCCATCTAAGAAGTCGGCCGCTCTCCCTCTCATATCGAGGGATGCAATTAAATGGTCCTCACATTCTAAGGTCAGGGGAGGTTTTGAAGTGGCATCTGACCACATGACCATTTCGCCCTTGGCCTCAGTTAAAGAACCTGACTCTGTAGAAGCAGGAAAGGAGGTTTCCGACCATATTATAAGTACAAAGATGCCTGCTGCTGGTATATCCATTAATGCTGCAGCTTCGGACACGAGCTTATCAGTTGACTGTGGTGGACAGAACCAAGCAGATGTCAGCAACACTTCTTCTGCTGGTGACTTGCTATCAGACTCTCATG CAGATAGGTGCACGGACAAGGAGTTGGCTAGTGAGATTGCATCACAAATTAGCAGCAATACTCACGACGATAATGTTGCTAAGGAGGAGATAAATGAGTCCTGCAAAG AAGGATCAGATAGATCTTGTTCTGCTACACCCAAGAATTATGACTTGATCGAGTCCGATGTGGAAATTGTTGAGCGTTATGATGTATCAAAATCGGACGAAGCATGTGTCATGGTAGAAATGGATAGGCTTCATGGTCCACAGAGCTTAGTCAAACGGAAGTCGTACAAG AAGAAGCTCCGCCAAGTGTTTTCCACGAAAAAGAAGTCGATGAGGAAAGAGTATGAGCAGCTTGGAGCATTACATGGAGATCAACAGCCTAACATAGAGGCTGAAGATGACAAGGTGATGGAGGTTCACGCCGCGAACTTGAACTCAAAGAAGTTGTCATCAGCTAATGATCATTCTGAATCTGAGTGGGAGTTTCTCTAG